From the genome of Streptomyces sp. NBC_01142:
CGCCGCCGACTCCGAACTGCTGGATCTTGCCAGCAACGACTATCTGGGCCTCACCCGCCGCCCGGAGATCACCGAGGCGGCGGCAGGGGCGGCCCGCCGCTGGGGAGCGGGGGCCACCGGGTCCCGGCTGGTCACGGGCACCACTGCGCTCCACGCCGAGCTCGAGCGCGAACTGGCCGCCTTCTGCGGATTCGAGGCGGCCCTGGTGCTGTCCTCGGGCTATGCCGCGAACCTCGCCGCCGTGACGGCGCTGAGCGGCCGCGGCTCGCTGATCGTCTCCGACGCGGGCAACCACGCCTCGATCGTCGACGGCTGCCGGCTGTCCCGAGCGGAGACCGCGATCGTCCCGCACACGGATGTCGACGCCGTACGCAAGACGCTCGACGCGCACCCCGGGCGGCGCGCCCTCATGGTCACCGACTCGGTCTTCTCGGTGGACGGCGATGCCGCGCCGCTGCCCGGCCTGGCGGATGCCTGCCGGGAGTACGGTGCCGCTCTGCTCGTCGACGACGCGCACGGTCTCGGGGTACTCGGCGCAGGCGGCCGCGGAGCACTCGACGCCGCGGGAATCGCCGGTCACGGCGGTGTCGTCGCCACGCTCACCCTGTCCAAGTCCCTGGGCAGCCAGGGCGGCGCCGTCCTCGGCCCCGCCCGGGTCATCGACCACCTGATCAACACCGCCCGTACGTTCATCTTCGACACGGGTCTCGCACCCGCCGCGGCCGGGGCGGCTCTGGCGAGCCTGCGGCTGCTGGGCCGGGAACCCGGGCTG
Proteins encoded in this window:
- a CDS encoding 8-amino-7-oxononanoate synthase encodes the protein MPQDPFDWIDDESRRRERAGLVRTLRPRAADSELLDLASNDYLGLTRRPEITEAAAGAARRWGAGATGSRLVTGTTALHAELERELAAFCGFEAALVLSSGYAANLAAVTALSGRGSLIVSDAGNHASIVDGCRLSRAETAIVPHTDVDAVRKTLDAHPGRRALMVTDSVFSVDGDAAPLPGLADACREYGAALLVDDAHGLGVLGAGGRGALDAAGIAGHGGVVATLTLSKSLGSQGGAVLGPARVIDHLINTARTFIFDTGLAPAAAGAALASLRLLGREPGLAGRARTVAATLHRRLTDAGLTAARPDAAVVSVQAPSPEAALRWAADCRTAGLVVGCFRPPSVPDGISRIRLTARADLTEQQVETAIATITGAAPVS